A segment of the Panacibacter ginsenosidivorans genome:
TGCAGTGTGCGACGCAAGTAAAGCTTAATAGTAATTCAAAAGCCCGACTCATAATATTACTCCTTCCATTTAAGTATCATCAATTTTGTAGAACTTATTTCTTTCGCTTTGCTATAAAACATGTGCTGTTTGTTGGCAGTAATTTTGCTTAATTGCTTTTCTGCCGCGTAAATATCATTGGCCTTTATGTATGCAAGTGCCAGGTAATAATCCGTTTCCTGTACAAAATATTTTTCAGCAGATGTATTGTTAAGCTGCTCAACATTTTTAAATGCATTGATAGCTGCCGATGCATTATTGGTTTGCAGGTATGATTGTGCTGTAAGAAAATAATCCTTTTGAGTTTTGACAGGTTTTGAACTAGCTGTTGCTATTACAGCAGTGAAATTATTTGCGTTGTACAATGAGTCGATACTATTGGTTGTAGTTTCGCCCCGCATTACAGGCAGTTGATAGGTTTCAAAATTTGCTTTATACAAAGAATCATTGCTCGTAGAGGTAAACTGATAAACACCATAACCAGCAATCACAAGAATAAGCACGGCTGCAATACGCATAAATGTTTTAATGCCAAATGCTGGTTTTATAATTTTTGCCGGCTCAGTTTTTGCTATTTGCGTTTCACTAAAGTATTGCTGGTGCAAAGCCTGCACTTTTTCTTTTAAACCTTGTGATCTTATTGCTCCTTTTGCTGTAAGCAAATTTTCGTAACGCTCCTGCAGTGAAGTATTTTCCTGCAACATTTTTTCTGTTGCGGCTTTTTCTTCTGCATCAGCTTCGCCATCCATGTAGCGAATCAATAATTCCATTTCATCGTATGTATAATTATCCTGCATGTCTTAGTGCGTTTTTAAATTGTGTTCGTAATTGTTCATTATCCTGTATCATTTGTTCAAGCTGCTTCATACATTTATATTTTTTGTTACGCAGCACCTGTTCATTTTGATAGTCAGGCATTCTTTCAACAATGTCTTTCATAGAAAGATCTTCATAATAAACCAGCATTAGAAGCTGTTTACATTTATCACCAAGTTTTTCAAAAACCTGTTGTATTGAGTTGTAATATTCTCTTTTTACAAGATGTTGTACAGTTTCCTGTTCTGTTGTGTCTTTTGCTTTTTCAAAAATCCTGTTCCTGTTATCGGTGCTTGTTCTTTTTCTAAGTTCAGATAGCCAGAGATTTCGCGTAATGGAATACAGGAAAGATTTTACACTCGAATCGCCGCGAAATTTATTCTCTGCTATTATTTCAATAAACGCGACTATTGTTTCCTGTATCACATCGGCAGCGTCTTCTCTTGAGCCTTTGTTATTCGTTACATAATTTTCCAGCAAACCGTAATATTCCCTGTAAATGAACTTAATACCCGCATCTATTTGCCTGTTATCTTTTAGAATATGTATCAGCTCCGTATCTGAGTAATTTCTAACAACCTCCATGCGGTTACATTTATTTGTATTAACTGAAAAAGGTTTTGTAACCTGAAATTTAGAAAAAATTGATGTTGAACAGGGAAAGTATTTTGTTGAGCAGGAATTTTTATGTACCCAGT
Coding sequences within it:
- a CDS encoding RNA polymerase sigma factor, yielding MEVVRNYSDTELIHILKDNRQIDAGIKFIYREYYGLLENYVTNNKGSREDAADVIQETIVAFIEIIAENKFRGDSSVKSFLYSITRNLWLSELRKRTSTDNRNRIFEKAKDTTEQETVQHLVKREYYNSIQQVFEKLGDKCKQLLMLVYYEDLSMKDIVERMPDYQNEQVLRNKKYKCMKQLEQMIQDNEQLRTQFKNALRHAG